The following proteins are co-located in the Planococcus plakortidis genome:
- a CDS encoding TetR/AcrR family transcriptional regulator translates to MNLRERKAAKKREDILRSASLVISRQGYHNATMEDIAAELLMTKGALYYYFKNKEELLYRCHDLILTEAKEKMEGIVQADVSSVEKMRMALRHHIEVAIREKEVFNLIVKPETTFSEDNIPEIIEKRDEYAGLFDRIIDEGVKNGEFDVPEKKMARMIILGATNWIQVWYSPEGKYTPEDVEEIYTEQLLKMLRKTS, encoded by the coding sequence ATGAATCTACGTGAACGAAAAGCAGCGAAGAAGCGGGAGGATATCCTTCGTTCAGCCAGTTTGGTCATTTCACGGCAGGGCTATCATAACGCAACGATGGAAGACATTGCCGCGGAATTATTGATGACAAAAGGTGCGCTCTATTATTACTTCAAGAACAAGGAAGAATTATTGTACCGCTGCCACGACTTGATCTTGACGGAAGCGAAAGAAAAGATGGAAGGGATCGTGCAGGCGGATGTGTCATCTGTTGAGAAAATGCGCATGGCCTTGCGCCACCACATCGAAGTGGCGATCCGTGAAAAGGAAGTGTTCAATTTGATCGTCAAACCGGAAACGACTTTCTCCGAGGACAATATCCCCGAAATCATCGAAAAACGCGATGAATACGCGGGGCTGTTTGACCGGATCATCGATGAAGGGGTCAAAAACGGGGAATTTGACGTGCCGGAGAAGAAAATGGCACGCATGATCATTTTGGGGGCGACCAACTGGATACAAGTATGGTATTCACCTGAAGGCAAGTACACGCCGGAAGATGTGGAAGAAATCTACACTGAGCAGCTATTGAAAATGCTGCGGAAGACATCCTGA
- a CDS encoding TRAP transporter small permease: MMKGVRKAYRLFHYLKLIGIWISGIAVVAMMLLIVYDVVMRTLFSNSIRGGFEIIQNYMMPLVVFPGLAYVYSSGVLPKMDLLLDRFGAGMQKAVILLMILLELFVLVLIVQFSWAYAMDGLEREIAFPAAGTLYPLYPFFFLIPIAFGMIVIENLFILIRNILEKKPSLLMEEAEGPVEDL; encoded by the coding sequence ATGATGAAAGGTGTACGGAAAGCGTATCGGCTTTTTCACTACTTAAAGCTTATCGGCATTTGGATCAGCGGGATTGCCGTCGTGGCGATGATGTTGTTGATCGTCTACGACGTAGTGATGCGGACGCTGTTCTCGAACTCGATCCGGGGCGGCTTTGAAATCATCCAGAACTATATGATGCCATTGGTCGTTTTCCCGGGATTGGCTTATGTCTATTCTTCAGGCGTCTTGCCGAAGATGGATTTACTTCTTGATCGTTTCGGGGCAGGCATGCAAAAGGCGGTCATCCTGCTGATGATTTTGCTCGAACTCTTCGTCCTGGTGCTGATCGTCCAGTTCAGCTGGGCTTACGCAATGGATGGGCTCGAGCGGGAAATTGCGTTCCCGGCGGCAGGGACATTGTATCCGCTGTATCCGTTTTTCTTCTTGATCCCGATTGCTTTCGGGATGATCGTCATTGAAAACCTGTTTATCCTGATCCGGAACATCCTGGAGAAGAAACCGAGCTTGTTGATGGAAGAAGCGGAAGGGCCAGTGGAGGATCTCTAA